In Populus alba chromosome 9, ASM523922v2, whole genome shotgun sequence, a genomic segment contains:
- the LOC118053827 gene encoding ABSCISIC ACID-INSENSITIVE 5-like protein 2 has protein sequence MGVQTMASHRNGQQSHLQPYQLTRQNSWYNLTLNEVENQLGNLGKPLCSMNLDELLKNVWSTEANQSVGMDSESTSMSSLQHQASLTLARALSGKTVDQVWKEIQQGQKKRFVEEMKVQEREQTLGEMTLEDFLVQAGLFAKATISPSLDLVTVDAVTPQSFSKKMVLSSSPSTSTLSDTTTSGRKRDTPVAFEKIIERKLKRKIKNRESAARSRARKQAYHNELVSKISHLGEENIKLKKEMEFEKKFPIEPSAEQKYQLRRTSSTSF, from the exons ATGGGTGTTCAAACAATGGCATCTCACAGAAATGGCCAGCAGTCTCATCTACAGCCGTATCAGTTGACGAGGCAAAACTCGTGGTATAACCTCACTCTCAATGAAGTTGAAAACCAATTAGGAAATTTAGGGAAGCCCTTGTGTAGCATGAACCTTGACGAGCTTCTTAAAAATGTATGGAGCactgaagctaatcaatccgTGGGAATGGATAGTGAAAGTACCTCAATGTCTTCTCTCCAACATCAGGCTAGTCTCACATTGGCCAGGGCATTGAGTGGGAAGACAGTGGATCAAGTCTGGAAAGAGATTCAACAAGGGCAGAAGAAGAGGTTTGTTGAGGAGATGAAAGTTCAGGAAAGAGAGCAGACTCTTGGTGAAATGACTTTGGAGGATTTCTTGGTACAAGCAGGACTTTTTGCCAAAGCAACTATAAGCCCTTCTTTGGATTTAGTTACTGTTGATGCAGTGACCCCACAaagtttttcaaagaaaatggtCCTTTCCTCATCCCCGTCAACAAGCACGTTATCTGATACTACGACATCAGGACGGAAAAGGGATACCCCAGTTGCATTTGAGAAGATTATTGAGAGGAAGCTcaagagaaaaatcaagaacagGGAATCTGCTGCCCGTTCACGAGCTAGAAAACAG gcctatcataacGAGCTGGTGAGCAAGATTTCACATTTAGGGGAGGAGAATATAAAGCTCAAGAAAGAGATG